The sequence cgtagggtgtgcgtctatgcgtagttTACAGCGTAgagtgtgcgtctatgcgtagttTACGAcatagggtgtgcgtctatgcatagtttacggcgtagggtgtgggTCTAGGGGTagtttacggcgtagggtgtgggTCTaggcgtaggctacggcgtagggtgtgcgtctatgtgTAGTTTATGGCGTAGGGTGTGCATCTAGGCGTagtttacggcgtagggtgtgcgtctatgcgtagtttacggcgtagggtgtgggTCTaggcgtaggctacggcgtagggtgtgcgtctatgcatagtttacggcgtagggtgtgcgtctatgcgtagttTATGGCGTAgagtgtgcgtctatgcgtagttTACGGcatagggtgtgcgtctatgcatagtttacggcgtagggtgtgggTCTAGGCGTAGggtacggcgtagggtgtgcgtctatgcgtagtttacggcgtagggtgtgcgtctaggcgtagtttacggcgtagggtgtgcgtctatgcgtagtttacggcgtagggtgtgggTCTaggcgtaggctacggcgtagggtgtgcgtctatgcatAGTTTACGGCGTAgagtgtgcgtctatgcgtagtttacggcgtagggtgtgcgtctaggCGTAGTTTACGgtgtagggtgtgcgtctatgcgtagtttacggcgtagggtgtgcgtctaggcgtagtttacggcgtagggtgtgggTCTaggcgtaggctacggcgtagggtgtgcgtctatgcatAGTTTACGGCGTAgagtgtgcgtctatgcgtagtttacggcgtagggtgtgcgtctatgcgtagtttacggcgtagggtgtgggTCTAGGCGTAGTTTACGGCATAGGGTGTGGGTCTaggcgtaggctacggcgtagggtgtgcgtctatgcgtagtttacggcgtagggtgtgcgtctatgcgtagagtgtgcgtctatgcgtagtttacggcgtagggtgtgcgtctatgcgtagtttacggcgtagggtgtgggTCTAGGCGTagtttacggcgtagggtgtgggTCTaggcgtaggctacggcgtagggtgtgcgtctatgcgtagtttacggcgtagggtgtgcgtctatgcgtagtttacggcgtagggtgtgggTCTaggcgtaggctacggcgtagggtgtgcgtctatgcatAGTTTACGGCGTAGGGCGTGGGTCTAGGCGTagtttacggcgtagggtgtgggTCTAGGCGTAGggtacggcgtagggtgtgcgtctatgcgtagtttacggcgtagggtgtgtgcGTCTAGGCGTagtttacggcgtagggtgtgcgtctaggcgtagtttacggcgtagggtgtgcgtctaggcgtagtttacggcgtagggtgtgggTCTaggcgtaggctacggcgtagggtgtgcgtctatgcgtagttTACGGcctagggtgtgcgtctatgcgtaggctatgccgtagggtgtgcgtctatgcgtaggctacgccgtagggtgtgcgtctaggcgtagtttacggcgtagggtgtgcgtctaggcgtagtttacggcgtagggtgtgcgtctaggcgtagtttacggcgtagggtgtgcgtctatgcgtagggtgtgcgtctaggcgtagtttacggcgtagggtgtgcgtctatgcgtagtttacggcgtagggtgtgcgtctatgcgtagtttacggcgtagggtgtgcgtctaggCGTAGGCTACGGCATAGGGTGTGCGTCTAGGCGTagtttacggcgtagggtgtgcgtctatgcgtagtttacggcgtagggtgtgcgtctaggcgtagtttacggcgtagggtgtgggTCTAGGcataggctacggcgtaggggtgtgcgtctatgcgtagtttacggcgtagggtgtgcgtctatgcgtagtttacggcgtagggtgtgcgtctatgcatagtttacggcgtagggtgtgcgtctaggCGTAGTTTACGGTGTAGGGTGTGGGGCTATGTGTagtttacggcgtagggtgtgcgtctaggcgtagtttacggcgtagggtgtgggTCTAGGcataggctacggcgtagggtgtgcgtctatgcgtagtttacggcgtaggatgtgcgtctatgcgtagtttacggcgtagggtgtgcgtctatgcgtagtttacggcgtagggtgtgcgtctatgcatagtttacggcgtagggtgtgcgtctaggggtaggctacggcgtaggttcgatgcagaagtataaatcagcctttagaaGGGGGTGACCAATACTTTTGGCAGTATAGGCTAGTGTATATATAAACAGctatttactaaataaatgaaGCCAACTTATGATTCAGTTGGTTTCTCtagccaatattttttgaaatacaaattaaatgaaaatgcaggtATCGACATGCACCAAAAGTTAAAGTATAGGTATCATACACaatctggaattttttttatattgtattatccTCAATACACAACTTCCTTTTAAAAAATACCCTGGCTGACATCCAGACATTCACTGAATGCTCACACACGtactctcacacacccacacattagCACTTATCTAACGCTCATCCAGACGCTCGCCCACACCTCATCAAAAGCTCACACATGCTCTTCTTAACACATGCACTCATCTAATGATTCACACTTACGCTCACCCACACATTCATCCTCACACTCGAGTCATGAGGTCTGAAATTACATGCACGATTGTGCAGTTTTACTCCCTTTTGTTTATAATgtgtacaaaaacatttattagctGTAACAAGTGTGTTGAACGAGTGCGTTCATCAGTTCATTTAAACCTTCAGtaacccaaaacacacacattcacacacatttcaAAGCTCCAATCTGGAAATAGATTTGCATCGAtctgctcacatgctctgatgTTGACAGACttttatttaagactttttattttagttttttttttttcagtaaatcaaTAAAAACCTACTAAACAGTGACCTTAAAACCGAGGAAGGTACCAAACCATCATACCCATACAGTCCTAATCTACATGACGATGATTTACAGGCTTTTTTTATAGAGTCTTGACACCAAAAATCATTACGACTCTGTTGAGTTAGGCCTAATTATGTGAGAATGTAGGATGCATGATGCATTTGTAAAACGCTGCACATCATTACAACAGACTCACTGCAAGAATTAAGATGAATGGTAATTTATCTGCtgttaaaaaatacaatcaaatataaaatgcagGTCCAGGAGCAACTAGAGAATTTAAACTTACTGTTttattcttttgtcttttttctacACATTGCAAAACTGTGCTTGAGAAGTGTTTTTGCCTATACGTCtaagaaattttaatttaacattgatGTCATCATCGCTCAACAAGTGTTCATGTGTTGTTAATGTCATATAGAGATCTGATACCATAGTTGTTCATCACAGTACTATATTTACcatgataaaaataaactcaaattgcctgttttttttaattcatagatAGTAACACTAAAAGCTGCTGTGCTAATAATACATACCGCATAGCACTTGTTATTCTCATTAAGAGCTGTGCTTGATGGAAAAGGGAAGTAGTATGACATAATGGCAATAAGcatcagcagacacttttatctgaaacaacatttgttaaaaattattttacaaccGTTAGAACTTGAATGTGGTGAATAAAATTGTTCTTACAGTAAACAACACCGCACCAAAAAATGACCGAATAATGataacaaaagtgtgtgtgtgtgtgtgtgtgtgtgtgtgtgtgtgtgtgtgtgtgtgtgtgaaatccaAAAACAGCTGCCATTTTCTCTTAAATCTGTACAGCACAAACACAATGCTTAATGTAATATAACTTCCAAACATTTCCAAATTAATAACGGAACAGTGTTTAGTacttttgtaatatattgttgGAACAAAATGGACTTTCTTACTCTTGAAAGCTGTTATCTTATGTTTATACAAACAGGTGATCATGTGCTGATGTCAATGCAAGCATTACATTTTATGGAAACCTAATATTTCAATAATCAACAGTATTCAGGACTAAACCGTCAGTGAATCTTGTATAAACAAAtgccttttatgccaaaaatcattcggatattaagtaaagatcatgttccatgaagatattttgtaaatgtcctaccgtaaatatatcaaaacttaatttttgattagtaatatgcattggtaagaacttcatttgaacaactttaaagatgattttctcaatatttagatttttttgcaccctcagattccagattttcaaatagtttttatatcaaaaaaacacaatccaaaaaacaaaacatacatcaattTAGAGAATATAAAAtcacttatgactggtttcgtGGTTCAGATTCACAAATGTCGCAGgtttaaaaaaagtacacttccTACTTACTTACGTTCTATTTTTGTGCACTAATTTTGGACTTGATATACAAAATTGATTCTTTAGATTCTTTTTCACtgtgaatatgaactaaaatgcgCTTTTAACATActttctctgtatttaaaaattttgtttagtCACCACTAATAcgttttttaaatacagagaaagTCTGTTAAAAGCGCATTTTAGTTCATATACACGGTGTTCCAAAATAGCACAGTTATGAACACGTAGTTGCTCCTAAGTTTATTTAAAGAAGTACAGAGAATCATTTTTAGTAAAGgctattaagtacaaaattagagCGCAGAtgcatgcacagacagacagatgcatgcacagacagacagacagacagacaggtcaCCTCTCCTCCATGCCCATCGAAGACGCCGTAGATGTTGGTATGGCTCTGGTTGAGTGCGTCTGTGAGGATGTCGAACCTGTCCTCCATGTGATCCCTCCTGCCCTGGATGGAGTACACCGCTGCGCCGCTGCTCTTGTGCTGCCACGTCTTGGAGAACTCCTCATGCAGCATCCCCTCGCTGTGCATCATCTCCGCCACCCTGCCCTTCATCATGCTGACGGCGTCGCGGCTGGAGCGCAGGATGGTCTTCACCTCGAGGACGCTCCAGAGAACCAGACTACCGCCGAGGAGCAGCAGAGTCTGCGGCCGCAGCAGCACATAGCGCACGCTCCGACCCAGCAGAGCCAGAGGACTCAtgctccctcacacacacacactctatcacaCTGAACTAATGACGACAGCGCATCACAGACAGACGCTCCTGCTCTCCTCCACTGCGCTAAAGACGCGTGCACACATCAGAGACTTGCGCTTCGAAAATGATAAGGGCATACAGtttgctttctttttaaaataaaaaccagatCAAAGCTGGTTTCCCTTcaaaaaatggtaaataaattcCGTATTCAGTCCTCCGACGCGGCAGCGCGGGCAGGTGTTCTGTGCAGCGGGTGCGCGCATTACGCGTGCTCGATGCTCGGTGCAGCGCGCTCTCGTGtcagggttgccaagtccgcggttttcccACGAATAGACCTTTATCACAGCGGAACTGATTTCCGGAAGTGCCCGTCGAAGCAGTGTATGGATTCTTCCGgttatgtatatttttcaatGCGCTTTAATCACCTAGTTGTTAAAATAGCCTGttaaaatgcagatttaaaatcataagaaattgtttactgCTGCTGTTTCTGAAACCTAATCTTCACATAAGTACAGGAAACACTGCTCTGgaggaaaataaacaaaagcatatacatcGACCCAGATAGGGTCATCTAATAAGCATGTGTCTCATTCTGTGTACTGAACTCTGGAAACattggtgtgtgtttgtatatgacATGATGATATTTTCTCAAGAAATGGTCAAATGTCCATGTAGAGATGTTCTGGTGTTCATGTACACATACACCGAGGCTTAACATCATCCGTATCACGtctttattcaagtgtgctgaCCTACTgctgatttattcatccaaaatgtggcgtattccgtgacattccgcagttctatttttatgactggattctacaAACCATCTGTGTTTTCATCTGAGGGCCGTATGTCTCATACTTCAGAGAAGTTAtgcaatttgggaaaaaaattactACTCTGTAGcactctttattttaattatattcttaataataataataaacactagcTTTTtgtatctatttgttttctttttatttattacacaattaacaaaagcaaaaaaggcctctaacactagcttgctctattctttttctagtctatctgttttctttttatttattatataatttttaaaaaacttgcttgtatatcattgctctgttgttgattttgattgcttctgttctcctcatttgtaagttttggataaaagcgtctcctaaatgactaaatgtaaattaattaaatctgtatgtggttgtgtgtaattttgaaaatattcaaatgtaaacccttttgtaatcgttaacattttcataaataactctaatttaattacacatattTTTAGTAAGTGTAACTGATTActggtatatttattttgtaatttaattatgtaACGCTACGTTACTTCCATACACTGGATATTTAGCCCCTGCAATGCTGTTTTTACAGCAGGGACCCCCTCGAAACACCACTGGGATAGGTTTCAGTAGCAAGTGggggatttgttgtgaaaacctggcaaccctgagtGCTGCTGCTTGACAGAATCAGTCTATGGACGGCAGACAGACAGGCTTTCACCAGAGACAgaacacttacacacacttacacacaagaCCACGGTCTCACATGTGTTTATTTCAGTTCTAAATACAAGAAACCAAAcgatctgtcaaaataaaagtccctgcTCTGCGCTGGCGTAGTGGATGACTAATAAAAATAGGAACCACAAAATTGTGAGTCAGAGTTtcctgtttttaatgaaaaaaaaaaagagtaatgtaTGTAAGTAAAATGCAATGTAATCAAATGGATTGTTGAAGGTTTGTTTTaaccaactaaataaataagcatacttacaaataaataaataaataaataaatgacatgaaaaattgttttgatttgtaGTTATTTAACTATATGAGAAAAGGGTGAAAATATGAGCGATATGAAACAGCTTTTGAGGAATTTTGTTTCTCTTATGCCATGGATTTAACCCATTTCCCTCCACTTGTTAccagtgtttgttgttgttgttgttttcattgtgaacTAAATGCTTTCTCTAGTTCACGTCAGCCAGAATCAATGGCACCCAATTACTGCAACGTCCTTTTCCCGAGATAACAGTTcgagtattttttattattattttagtttatatataaaaataaaatattactcgcATTTACTTTCCGGCGCATGTCGGGCAGCTACCGGGGTCTTGTCGTTCCGACATCGTGCCGTGACGTCATCAGCGGGCGTCGGCCTAGGCGCAGACACATGTGCTGCTGTCTTCGTGTGGTGTTCATCAGAAGTTATTGATCTCATTGAACTGGTTATCGCGGATTCTCCAACACAGTGAGTATGTTTAGTGTTCCTGTATACTGACACACACCTTACTAAATAGCGCTGAGGTGACTTTAACGTTAGTACCGCGGTACAGTGACGTGTCCGACGGTAACACACAGACTCTACTCTCATCCATATATAATAACGCCAGTCATATAAAGCACAAATCAGAAGATACAGGGAGAAGTACTGATCTCTTCTGTCTAATGGTGATTAATCGCATTATTAAGATGAGTTCAGTTATTGTCTTTGGTGTGTTGTTGTAGTCATGGAGTACATGCAGGCGCCGCCATCAAGCAGCCAGGGCAACATGTGAGTATCAGTGACCCCTCATAAGAGTGTTTTCAGATGTTCTTCTGCATTTCATTCTGAAGTAGCTGTTTGGATCGTGTCTGagtctctcactctctgtgcTTCTCTCTGGGCCTGCAGCCTCTGCTGTATGTGTGGCATTGCTATTCCTCCGAACCCAGCCAACATGTGCGTGTCCTGCTTGAGGAGCAAAGTGGACATCTCCGAGGGAATCCCCAAGCAGGTCACCGTCCATTTCTGCAGGCAGTGTGAACGGTACGGTCAGCTCAAGAATATAAACTATGAGCACTGCTGACAGTGAAAGTGGAGTTAGGGCTGGAGCACAGCTGAGAAACAGTACAAGAACATATCTCAGATCTGATAAATGTCCTATGAGGAGTATGCAAtggcagaattgtcatttttgggtggctGAACGGTccctttaaatcataaaatgcagACTAAAgcatcttgacactgttattaacCACCTGTTGATTTGTGTGTTCTCTTGTCAAGAATATCTGTGATAATATATAAGCCTCATTCACTAACACGATTCAAGCATCAAGACTGAAAAAGTTTAATGCCACTTTAAGTTTTTGTTCTCacccaaaaataatgactatcatgtatttttacagtaatttacagAAGACTTCCACTCAAATCTCATAGTTCATATACCAACAAATCGTGTCAGGATTAATTAGATCcagaatataatagaaatatgaaGAGAATCGAAGTAAATgactgtcattaaaaataaacagtcaGATAAAACCGAGCGATACAAAAGCAAGATTTTAGCTGCTTTTTAAACGTGTCCTTAGATCTTAAATCCAAAGGAAGGAAATTCAACGATTTGGGAGCAACGATTAATCCATGCAGTTATCTCACTCTTGAGTGTGCGACGATGACGTCTAGATGAgtgttttcttgtgtgtgtgtgtaggtaccTGCAGCCTCCGGGGACATGGCTCCAGTGCGCTCTGGAGTCCAGGGAGCTTCTGGCTCTGTGCCTTAAGAAACTCAAGAGTTCCATGGCTAAGGTTTGTAGCTCAcagaatcatcatcatcacatcgaGGACAGCTGCAGCTGATGCTGAGTTCACCGTGTGTTTCGTTTATCTCCATCAGTCAGACTCATCGATGCTGGCTTCTTATATACGGAGCCGCACTCGAAAAGAATCAAGATGAAGCTGACCATCCAGAAAGAGGTAACGCAGGGCATCTCTAGACTGAGGTGACTCCAGGTTGGCAGTGTTTCAGTGAGACTGATGTGTCTGCAGGTCATGAACGGAGCCATTCTGCAGCAAGTGTTCGTGGTGGAGTTTGTCATTCAGCCTCAGATGTGTGAGGACTGTCATCGAGTGGAGGCCAAAGACTTCTGGAAAGCAGTCGTGCAAGTCAGACAGAAGGTACACGCAGGAGACACATGcgctgctaaaacatttcattttatactacagggctgttgaatgcttgaatctgattggctgacggaCGTTCTGAGGTGTGCTATTACACGGCGaatgtagttccaggcagctcttgACCGCATCACAGTTACATATCACTTCACCAAACGATTAGAGTTATCTCAAAGATCCTTACAGCCTACAACAGCTAAACAATTACACTGGCCAAACAAATCAATATAGTAAACAATAAGATAAAAACAACAGATCATGTCCTTGTTTTGGCCACATTCTATCATGTATGGAAAGCACAtactgtatctctcccgctctctctcacaGTTTGCACACATGCTTACATACGTGCGCATTTTGCTAGCACTACTCTGACGAATTTATCAGTAACATCAACTTTAAAAGCTACATGACTTCTCACAAGCCGAGGTAACAACAGCGGCACTGTTCATGAAGAAAATTAACTTAATGTGTGCATTACTTTCTAAGAATTCTACGGCCCCTTGTCACTTATTCCTAACTTATTCAAtcctaaaatatttaatcaaatgttaAGTTGCATTAGGTTAAAAGCATAGTAAGAGTTacaattatttgtcatttattgtgCCACTTACATTCTGCtaattaggtcttaaagtgacagcaacCTAATATACTTGCTGCTAATAAGGAtcagtgtatatttaatttacacagtgttttgttttgtggttttaatttCTAAAGTATTTCTTACATTAATATCATTGTTAGATTTTGTAagtcttttgtatttttaaaatttttaatttgctgCTTTAGTCTTGTTTTCCAACTGACTGTTTAGTTGTCTTCAATAATTGCTTGCGAACTATACTCATATCAATTAATTAAGTGTATTAGTAAGTCTAGTATTAATTTTTGCTGTGGTTTCAAAAttggtatgtttttgtgtgtgagaaaaaCTCAAGCTGTCACAATTAGGAAAAGCAAATGTCAACTAAATTTTGACTGCAATATACTAATATCTTTTTTGGGCCTACTTTTGCTGAacctagagatgcaccgattgcaattttattttaatatagtttttaataaagtaaaataaattgttGTGTGACCTGCCGATACCAATTTTTGCCAATTCTGATTTTCTCtctaagaactataattgacagcatttacaaacaaaaatctatactttttttcaatgcaaaaaaaaataaaaaattttacataataaaaatgtattaaacattacaattccccCAGTCTTGACTTAGTTACCGATATTCTCTATAAATGCAGTTACACTGCaaaatttcaaatgcattaaTCTTTTTATacgattaatgttttaaatattttttaaacatacaaataagaaatgttgggaaaaatgcactgataattttaaatatgaagctgaaccaccagtaggtggcgacagatgtcattgagtcattcattcaacagattcCTTCaaacgctgattcattcagaaacgagggaagtgactgtctttatgaatgggtttctgaatcattgactcactcgattcgttcaaaaacgtgGATTAATTTCAGTAAGGAAACGccgctgtgttgctcggagacacacaacagttctgctgtggctttgattgaACTATTTTCATCAGCGAAATTGAGTAAAAAacttgtttctgtttttgctttcGGACAGTATCATTCACATTTACCTTCTGTGTTCATTAATGAAATTATTACTGTTTCTCTGTGCCTTCAGCATTGTGttgtttactttttctttctcCAGACTGTCCACAAAAAGACCTTTTACTACTTGGAGCAGCTGATTTTGAAGCACAAGCTGCATCAGAGCACAGTGCGCATCAAAGAGATCCATGGTATGTTTCCCTCGGTGTTCGTCTGATGCTGTGTTATGAGTTCTAGTCATAGTCTGACCCATCGGTATTGTTCTTCCTTTTTAatacgtgtgtctgtgtgtcttcaGAGGGCATTGATTTCTACTACGCCTCTAAGCAGCACGCTCAGAAGATGGTGGATTTCTTGCAGTGCACCGTTCCCAGCAGGTCTGAAAATCATGTTTAGTATACGTTAAACGTCTCTTAAGAAACAAAACGTTAATTCTGTTTGTGCACCTGTTCTGTTGGATTGGACTCAAAAGAAACGTTTTCAGTTTATAAGCATGATAGACTATTTCACATGCATTCTCTCATACGTTGAGTTTAGTGATTTGAATTCACACAAGTGTAAACTCCAAACATATACCATGCACTTTGCAGAATGTAGCATTCGCTTTTAGTTCAGGGTATGGTTGAAGGGGAGCATGAGAAAGAGCTAATGGCTTGTATCTAATGTAATCCCTGCTGTGATGAGGTTTTATGTTGGGTGTATTAAACTCAGAGTGAGTGTTGTTTGTTCAGGTCGAAGGCGTCTCAGCGGTTGATCTCTCATGATGttcacaccaatacctacaactACAAAAGCACCTTCTCGGTGGAGATCGTTCCTGTGTGTAAGGTAAACCTTGTTCATTCGTTCTGTGCTTCATTCATGCTTGGTGAATGCTTTTCACTGACTGGTTTATaggtttttattttctatatctcTGTTGATGTATGTTGTACCGGCTTCACGATATTGGAAAAAAACTCACattgcaatatttttgtttttctgcgaCATAAAAAAATCACCAGATGACTTGTCTTGTAGTTATTCAGTCTTGTAGATTcagctctgcacacacacacaaacacacacacacacacacacacacacacacacacacacacacacacacacacacacacactcatggatTGATTTCACATGTAATGCATAGCTTTAGAAAACAACAATCCCATATGTTCCTTGTTTTCATCTCTCCGTGCTGTCTCGCAGGATAACGTGGTGTGTCTGTCTCCACGGCTCGCCCAGAGTCTGGGGAACATGGGTCAGGTGTGTGTCTGCATCCGGGTCACCAGCTCTATACACCTGATTGACCCCAACACCCTGCAGAGTGAGTCACTGTACACTCACTGAACCAGTCCCTCAAACCGTTCAGCGGTCAGAGCTCCACACTCACACTCGAGTGCGGTCCGTGGAGAGTAAAATagacaaaaatcattaagatacttgagtttttgaataaataaagcagtatcaatgttccagaatctggcagtaagttttagGAGCTCATTTTTACTAAAAATGAGCTCCTGAAACTTACTTAGATTCTGGAAGATAGCTTCTTCAAACAGTGGTACAAGTGTTTGGGTCAGTAAGACACGTTTTTTCTTCTATTCAGCCAGGATTCATTCAATTGAAAGTGCATTTTCTGaactgatgataatcagaaatgtatcttgagcagcaaatattagaattatttctgaaggatcgtgtgactggagaaatgatgcggaaaattctc is a genomic window of Cyprinus carpio isolate SPL01 chromosome B15, ASM1834038v1, whole genome shotgun sequence containing:
- the nmd3 gene encoding 60S ribosomal export protein NMD3 yields the protein MEYMQAPPSSSQGNILCCMCGIAIPPNPANMCVSCLRSKVDISEGIPKQVTVHFCRQCERYLQPPGTWLQCALESRELLALCLKKLKSSMAKVRLIDAGFLYTEPHSKRIKMKLTIQKEVMNGAILQQVFVVEFVIQPQMCEDCHRVEAKDFWKAVVQVRQKTVHKKTFYYLEQLILKHKLHQSTVRIKEIHEGIDFYYASKQHAQKMVDFLQCTVPSRSKASQRLISHDVHTNTYNYKSTFSVEIVPVCKDNVVCLSPRLAQSLGNMGQVCVCIRVTSSIHLIDPNTLQIAEVDGNTFWRQPFSSLCSPRQLEEFIVMDIDVIRDQRLGAGAGLKSNKHTLAEVWVQKTSEMDSSHQYHCRTFLGHLLNIGDLVLGFDFANANINDEFLNKMNPHHVPDVVLIKKSYDRMKRMKSRVWKLRELDRERDATDTDDERQYNEFLEDLEEDEMLRKNVNIFRDASKVPVESETDDDGAPRISLAEMMEDLSLSDATGGAGADMMTD